CGGGTTGAAGCGGTCGATATGCTCCAAGGACGGACGACGGGCGATGGTTCCGACAGGGGGTGGAAATTTTCTCCCCTTCTCCCCTTGTGGGAGAAGGTGGATCGGCGCGAAGCGCCGAGACGGATGAGGGGTGTTCCAGCGGAGTGAGGCGTCGGCGTTCCCTGGAATACCCCTCATCCGGCCGCTTCGCGGCCACCTTCTCCCACAAGGGGAGAAGGAGAACGGTGCAGCGGATGGCTGATCGAGTCCCGCACGGTGCCGTAGGCCGCGCCCCAGCGGTCGGTCATGTCGCAGCGTATGTCCCAGAGCTCGGGGAAGAAGCGGTGGCGGGCGCCGCCTTCGAGGATTTCCACCGGGCGGCCTTTCAGCGACTTGGCGCCGAGCCCGATCGAGCGGTGGATCAGATAAAGGTGGTTGGCGCGGAATTTCTGGAACAGCTCGTCGAACTCGATCAGCGCCTCGGCCACGACGTAGGCATCGCCATGGTCGTAATGGGCGTCATAGATGTCCTCAACCGAGAGCTCGTGGCTATAGAGATAGGCGTGCTTGAAGGCCCGCCAGAGATCCGGCGGCAGGCGCAGGATGAGCTTGAAGCCCGGCGACTCCTGGCCGCTGCCGTTGCCGAGCTCGAGCCGGATCTGCTGGTACTCCTTGGGCGACATCGTCTCCAGGAGGTCGAGCTGCGCCGTCATCATGCGCACCAGCCGGTGCACGCGGCCCATGAGGGTGACGATGCGGTGGGTATTCTGCTTCTCCAGATAGTCGAGGACGTCGACCAGCGTGTAGGCGATGAGCTTCATCCACAGCTCCTCGACCTGGTGCACGATCTGGAACTGCAGCTCGTCGGCGTTGACCATGTCGGCGAGCGGCTTCTGGCAGGCGAGCAGTTGGTCGCATTTGAGATAGACGCCGTAGTCGCGCATTTCGGGCGCCTCGATGCGGGCGTGATAGTCCGACTTGTCCATGGCTGATCTCCTCGCACGGCATGGTCCGGCAGATAGCCAGGATAGCGCTTTCGGCTTGAACATTGTTCCTTTCTGTTATCCAAATGATGAAAATCGGAGGACGATCGCGTCAATTTTCGCGATATTGGAGAACGATATATGTTGGATGCGCTTGACCGCAGGATCGTGGCAGCCCTCGAGCGCGACGCGCGCATCTCGTTCGGCGAACTGGCCGAGGAGGTGGGCTTGAGCAAGACGCCGTGCTGGAAACGGGTGAAGGCGCTGGAGGATGCCGGCGTCATCCGCGGCTATTCCACCCGCATCGATCCGGCGGCGATCGGCTTCGGCATCGAGGCCTTCATCCAGGTGTCGATCGACTTCGAGGTCTCGGACGCCTTCGAGGCGGCGGTGAAGAGACACCCGCTGATCCGCCGCTGCTACGCCACGACCGGCGAGGCCGATTATCTGTTGCAGATCGTCACCGTCGACATGAGGGCGCTGGACAGGATGCTGCGCGAGGAGCTCAGCCGGTTGCCCGGCGTGCGCCGCACCGTCACCTCGATGGCGATGCGCGAGATCAAGTGCGACATCTCGTTCGCCGACGCGGCGGGGCATGCGCTGAGGGGGTGAAATGGTATGAGAATCTTGCAATCATGGAGTAATTTCAGTATATACTTTAATTGTCGAAACAGGCGGGGCGATGCGTTTCGAATGGGATGCCGTGAAGGCTAAGACCAACAAGGCCAAGCACGGCATCGATTTCGAACTCGCTTTGGAATTCGATTTCGCAAACGCCCTCGTCGCAATCGACGACAGTGAGAACTACGGCGAGGAACGCCTGGTCGCTACGAGCATCATCGGCCTTTCTATCTATGTGATGGTCTATGTCGAGCGAGGCGAAACGATCCGGGTCATTTCGCTGCGCAGAGCCACGAGGAAGGAGATCGAGAACTATGTCGAAAACCTCTAAGCGTTCCCGCTCTGCAATCGTGCGCCGCGAAGCTAACCCGCCGACGCGTACCCGCGAGGAAGCCCTCGCCATCGCCCGGGCTGCTCTTTCGCGGATAACCGGCGAGGAGGACGCAGCGACGACAGCTGCGGCTCTTACCGACCCCGACGCACAGCCGGCGGAAGCCTTGCAGCGTCGCAGGCCCGGCCGCCCACGCGCCGAAGTGAAGAAGGTAGCGGTCTCACTGAAGCTCGATCCCGATGTGGTCAGTGCCTACCGCGCGCAAGGCCCCGGCTGGCAGACGCGGATGAATGACGATCTGCGCAAGGCGGTGAAGCTGAAGCACCACACGCGCTAGGCTGCGCCTGCGGTTATGGTGTCGCTCGGTTTCAGTTTCGCTGGAGCCTCGCCAACAGCCGGTTCGGGTTCCCGCGCCGCCTCTTCCTTCTCCGCATCGGCCTTGCGCTTCGGGCACTCTTCGAAATCATGGTCGCGGCCGCCGCAATAGGAGCAGCATTTGGCGGGGCTGTCGGGGTGGAGCATCGGAGCCATTCCCAAGAATGCACGAAAAAATTCCCGGTTGCAGCAATTGCGTGAGGTCGCAAATCGCCGTTCAGCCCCGATGCCCCGATATGTTTCTCACGCAATTCCGGACGGAAAACCGCGGCACACTTTTCCTGGAATTGCTCTTTTGCTTTTTGCGCAATTCCGGACGGAAAACCGCGGCACACTTTTCCTGGAATTGCTCTTTTGCTTTCGCGCAATTCCGGACGGAAAACCGCGGCACACTTTTCCTGGAATTGCTTTTAAAGGAGCTCGCCGCTTGCGCGGCGGGCTCCCTTTCAATCACCGCTCACGCATGGGCGTGTGGATGACGGACGTCCCAGACGGCCCAGGCCGATGCCGCGACCACGAGCACGCCGAGGACGACATGCGTGATCATTACGTTCCTGTCGGCCGCGAAGCCCAGGAACCAGGGCGACACGATCAGCCAAAGCCCGAGGACCATATTTACCCATTCCTCCCATTCAGCGAACACCGAAAGCGTTGCCAGGGCAAGCGCACCGAGCAGGACGCCGACAATCCAGGCGTTCCACGCGGGCATCATTGCCGCGGTGAATCCGATGACCCAGGGTGAGATGAACAGGC
The window above is part of the Mesorhizobium sp. WSM4904 genome. Proteins encoded here:
- a CDS encoding tryptophan 2,3-dioxygenase family protein is translated as MDKSDYHARIEAPEMRDYGVYLKCDQLLACQKPLADMVNADELQFQIVHQVEELWMKLIAYTLVDVLDYLEKQNTHRIVTLMGRVHRLVRMMTAQLDLLETMSPKEYQQIRLELGNGSGQESPGFKLILRLPPDLWRAFKHAYLYSHELSVEDIYDAHYDHGDAYVVAEALIEFDELFQKFRANHLYLIHRSIGLGAKSLKGRPVEILEGGARHRFFPELWDIRCDMTDRWGAAYGTVRDSISHPLHRSPSPLVGEGGREAAG
- a CDS encoding Lrp/AsnC family transcriptional regulator; amino-acid sequence: MLDALDRRIVAALERDARISFGELAEEVGLSKTPCWKRVKALEDAGVIRGYSTRIDPAAIGFGIEAFIQVSIDFEVSDAFEAAVKRHPLIRRCYATTGEADYLLQIVTVDMRALDRMLREELSRLPGVRRTVTSMAMREIKCDISFADAAGHALRG
- a CDS encoding BrnT family toxin; translated protein: MRFEWDAVKAKTNKAKHGIDFELALEFDFANALVAIDDSENYGEERLVATSIIGLSIYVMVYVERGETIRVISLRRATRKEIENYVENL
- a CDS encoding BrnA antitoxin family protein yields the protein MSKTSKRSRSAIVRREANPPTRTREEALAIARAALSRITGEEDAATTAAALTDPDAQPAEALQRRRPGRPRAEVKKVAVSLKLDPDVVSAYRAQGPGWQTRMNDDLRKAVKLKHHTR
- a CDS encoding SPW repeat protein: MASKLMEERKSKDWVTLVLAICLFISPWVIGFTAAMMPAWNAWIVGVLLGALALATLSVFAEWEEWVNMVLGLWLIVSPWFLGFAADRNVMITHVVLGVLVVAASAWAVWDVRHPHAHA